The Toxorhynchites rutilus septentrionalis strain SRP chromosome 3, ASM2978413v1, whole genome shotgun sequence genome includes a region encoding these proteins:
- the LOC129773851 gene encoding uncharacterized protein K02A2.6-like, whose product MNYGQVEKEALALIFAVTRFHKMLYGRNFLLQTDHQTLLKVFGSKKGIPVYTANRLQCWALTLLLYDFNIQHVPTDKFGNADFLSRLMSSQRRPDVDYAIASVHVESEAKAVLDDTISNLPVTHQMILAETMKDAVLQQVVGFINNSWPANAKQITNPDVKKFFARRDGLQVDDECVMFGDRIVVPFRFRKRIIRQLHRGHPVMDRTKSLVRSYIYWPNIDDDVAQFVRQCRSCAEAAKSPTKATLESWPISARPWQRVHIDFAGPIDGYYYFVIVDAYSKWPEMFRSRSINTTATMDMLRETSSRFGNPESLVSDNGTQFTSERFQQFCHANGINHLRTAPYHPQSNGQAERFVDSLKRGLKKLSYGESSPTLEHLHTFLSVYRSTPNPNTPESTSPAEAFLGRPVRNTLDLLRKPDSVNQAARNHKQDEQFNRRHGAVKCNFSKVTTWSSLSSIVEMPSPGFLAESSNGKVP is encoded by the coding sequence ATGAACTACGGACAAGTGGAAAAGGAAGCATTGGCTCTGATATTCGCTGTTACCCGCTTCCACAAGATGCTATATGGACGCAATTTTCTCCTGCAAACCGATCACCAAACATTGCTAAAGGTTTTCGGCTCAAAGAAAGGTATTCCAGTCTACACAGCAAACCGCTTGCAGTGCTGGGCCCTGACACTCCTGCTGTACGATTTCAACATTCAACATGTTCCTACGGACAAATTCGGCAACGCAGACTTCCTGTCCCGGCTGATGTCATCGCAGCGTCGACCGGATGTAGACTACGCGATTGCCTCCGTTCACGTGGAATCTGAGGCGAAAGCAGTTCTCGACGACACCATCAGCAACCTTCCAGTAACGCACCAAATGATCTTGGCTGAAACGATGAAGGATGCAGTTCTGCAACAAGTGGTTGGTTTCATCAATAACAGTTGGCCAGCAAACGCAAAGCAGATTACCAACCCTGATGTCAAGAAGTTCTTCGCCAGACGAGATGGACTTCAAGTCGACGACGAATGCGTTATGTTCGGCGATCGGATCGTCGTGCCATTTAGGTTTCGCAAGCGAATCATTCGTCAACTACATCGGGGACACCCTGTAATGGACCGGACGAAGTCTCTGGTGCGCAGCTACATCTACTGGCCCAATATCGACGATGATGTGGCACAGTTTGTTCGTCAATGCAGATCGTGTGCTGAAGCAGCGAAGTCTCCAACGAAAGCAACCCTGGAGTCGTGGCCCATTTCAGCCCGGCCATGGCAACGTGTTCATATTGACTTCGCTGGCCCTATTGATGGATACTACTATTTCGTCATCGTGGATGCTTATTCCAAGTGGCCCGAAATGTTCCGCAGTCGATCAATTAACACCACTGCAACTATGGACATGCTTCGTGAGACGTCTTCCCGTTTTGGCAACCCGGAATCATTGGTTTCAGATAACGGAACGCAATTCACCAGCGAGCGGTTCCAGCAATTTTGTCATGCAAATGGTATCAACCATCTCCGTACTGCTCCATACCATCCGCAGTCCAACGGCCAAGCAGAGCGATTTGTCGATTCCCTCAAGCGTGGCCTCAAGAAGCTGAGTTATGGAGAAAGTTCACCTACACTGGAGCATTTGCACACATTTCTTTCGGTGTATCGCTCTACTCCAAACCCAAATACTCCGGAATCGACGTCTCCAGCTGAAGCGTTCCTAGGAAGACCAGTACGCAACACGTTGGACCTACTAAGGAAACCTGATTCCGTTAATCAAGCTGCAAGGAACCACAAACAAGATGAGCAGTTCAATCGTCGACATGGAGCTGTTAAATGCAATTTTTCGAAGGTGACGACCTGGTCTTCGTTGAGCAGCATAGTAGAAATGCCAAGTCCTGGGTTCCTGGCCGAGTCATCGAACGGAAAGGTTCCGTAA